The genomic segment GCGCCCCCCGTGCACCGGTACGGAGGGTTAGGTCACGCTTACCACCCGTCCCGGTCGGGCATCTCCGTCGTAGAGTCGATTGACAGTACGACCGCGTTGCACGACCGCGGCGAGACACCGCGGTGAGAGACCGACCCACCCGACGTCCCGAGGACGGAAATCGCCATGCCGCGTCCGACTGCCGCACAGTTCTTCTACGGTTCGGTCACCGTCGTCGCCTCGACCCTCGCGATGCTGCTGCTGTCCCGCACGTCCTCAGGTGCCGGGGTGGCCGTCATCTGCGTGGCGGCCCTCGCCCTCGGACTGCTCGTGGCCATGACCGTGCCCCTGCCAGGCCGGGCGAGGACGGCGCGGGCGGGCACCACGGCCCGTACGGCCCGTACCACCGCGGCGACCACCGCCACCGCCGACGCCGCCCCGGGCCGGACCCCCGGCGCACGCGCCGAGGTGCGGACCGGCGCACGGACTCCGGCCGACCGGATCGGGCACCACTCGCTGCGGCGCTGAGAGCCCACCGCCGACACCCGCGCCGCCGAGGTCACCTGGCGCCACCGGGCCACCGGAGCGCCCCGGTTCAGCGGGCCTGCACCACCACCGTCTTCGCGGCCTTGTCCTGGAGACCCTGCCGGTACGGCTTGTCGGTGAACATCAGCACGATGTTGATGAGCCACCACAGACACGGACAGCACAACAGCGCGGGCAGCCACAGCACCACGGCCCGGACGAAGGACGTCCGCGTCTCCGGCACCCTGCCGTCGCTGAGCATCGCGACCCGCAGCTTCATCAGCCGCTTGCCGATGGTCCGCCCGTCCTTGTGGGTGAGATACGTGTCGTACGCGACGTAGATCGCGAGGCCGATCAGCGACCAGATCAGCTGATGGCCGTTGTACGTCTGGTTGAAGGCCCCGGAGACGCTGTTGTCGTTGTTGTCCGACGACATGTCGATCGCGCCGCCGAAGATCAGCGAGATCAGATACAGCGGGATCGAGATGATCAGGAAGTCGACCAGCCGCGCCACGATCCGCCTGCCCGGTTCGGCGAGCGGCGGCATCCCCGCCAGCGGGTCCACTCCCCCGTACGGGCCCCCGCCGTAGGAACCGGGGCCGTACGGCGGTGGCGGAGGCGGGGGTGGCGGCGTCGCGCCGCCGAACGGGGACCCGGCCGGCGGCGACGGTGGTTCCTGCGGCCTCTTGCGGAACGGATCATCGTCCTCGGGCGGCTGGCCGGACGCCGGCTGAT from the Streptomyces sp. AM 4-1-1 genome contains:
- a CDS encoding RDD family protein, whose product is MSNDQPASGQPPEDDDPFRKRPQEPPSPPAGSPFGGATPPPPPPPPPYGPGSYGGGPYGGVDPLAGMPPLAEPGRRIVARLVDFLIISIPLYLISLIFGGAIDMSSDNNDNSVSGAFNQTYNGHQLIWSLIGLAIYVAYDTYLTHKDGRTIGKRLMKLRVAMLSDGRVPETRTSFVRAVVLWLPALLCCPCLWWLINIVLMFTDKPYRQGLQDKAAKTVVVQAR